The Cataglyphis hispanica isolate Lineage 1 chromosome 5, ULB_Chis1_1.0, whole genome shotgun sequence genome has a segment encoding these proteins:
- the LOC126849927 gene encoding protein APCDD1-like isoform X2, with the protein MSLAMSEDFDVINPYKQCEETIKAIEKENRATIEDDSPSRLQYTWLSQQCEMRAGPQYILRKYTFFKNGTFLLLRYHYAEESCSIATHTVIIRGSIKLLRPSTVVSGATETRFHVDAVNIVPLTSEVTQKFGQKLNLTCGPQPKWRLYTSALIYEQPRQHSVTSLWQSPNYNSLQATNKQLGNNCLELFGIEFSELKLLRVHNKVSSGHDSSNGTWSNEVPHFQLLLASPAPNAHSRRNYKPTSLQSTALNRQDSMTNCPICRNVFHSTESSPPLLHQTAALPAMIGGIWHSETCESSAGGIWFRRKFQIYSGDELWVGQWDYYDDPHCLKFLYGILRIGSYVQRAERQDDEQIDQDTFSDYILNTTGKFVFKRSVTGTDTRTIRSAKSYQNNLYNKNSPSKDEKQSKNQKTQRQERSVRDSVHQFVYDAPSTTQSRFAAMLRGHQTYESTTRKPFSASKVLIGTTELDLHIIKNILIPRDPAVSIRCDRDRFASPLTTLPRNCIPRTETSPILELRAKLSVNWHGQYILLLGLRDDNMWDAPLRRCAQLSPYNPALRTYLQRILYIGLFSSASTTRISAWFFLSQILLCYICYLVR; encoded by the exons ATGAGCCTAGCTATGAGTGAAGATTTTGACGTTATAAATCCATATAAACAATGCGAAGAGACCATTAAGgcgatagagaaagaaaaccgTGCAACGATCGAGGATGATAGTCCTTCCAGATTGCAGTACACATGGCTGTCTCAACA gtGCGAAATGCGAGCCGGCCCACAATATATACTCaggaaatatacttttttcaagAACGGCACTTTTCTTCTATTGCGTTATCATTACGCTGAAGAGTCGTGCAGCATAGCGACACATACTGTCATAATTCGGGGTTCCATAAAGTTACTGAGACCATCCACCGTCGTTTCAGGTGCTACAGAAACGAGATTTCACGTAGATGCCGTTAATATTGTACCTTTGACTTCAGAG GTCACTCAAAAGTTTGGACAAAAACTGAACCTGACTTGCGGTCCCCAACCGAAGTGGCGACTCTATACTTCCGCGTTGATTTACGAGCAGCCGCGACAACACTCGGTGACGTCGTTGTGGCAAAGTCCCAACTATAATTCTTTACAAGCTACAAACAAGCAACTTGGTAACAATTGTTTGGAGCTCTTCGGGATTGAATTTTCCGAATTGAAGTTGTTAAGAGTACATAATAAAGTCTCATCAGGACATGATTCATCCAATGGTACTTGGTCCAATGAAGTTCCAcattttcaacttttattgGCCAGCCCCGCTCCCAACGCACATTCTCGCCGAAATTACAAACCAACTTCGTTACAATCAACTGCACTGAACCGCCAAGATTCA ATGACGAATTGCCCGATATGTAGGAACGTATTTCACAGTACCGAATCAAGTCCGCCTCTTCTTCATCAAACCGCAGCTTTACCTGCAATGATCGGAGGTATTTGGCACAGCGAAACATGCGAAAGTTCTGCGGGCGGCATCTGGTTCAGACGGAAATTCCAGATATACTCGGGAGATGAATTATGGGTCGGTCAATGGGATTATTACGACGATCcacattgtttaaaatttttgtacggGATACTTAGGATAGGAAGTTACGTCCAACGAGCTGAAAGACAGGATGATGAACAAATCGACCAAGATACTTTTTCTGATTACATTCTTAATACTACTGGGAAGTTCGTTTTCAAAAGAAGTGTTACTGGGACTGATACTAGGACTATTCGTAGTGCAAAGTCTTATcaaaataacttatataataagaatagcCCGTCGAAAGATGAAAAACAatctaaaaatcaaaaaaccCAAAGACAGGAAAGATCAGTGCGTGATAGTGTTCATCAGTTTGTATACGATGCACCATCCACTACTCAATCGAGATTTGCGGCGATGTTGCGAGGTCATCAGACATACGAGAGCACTACTAGAAAGCCTTTTTCTGCCTCGAAAGTTCTTATCGGCACTACAGAATTGGATCtgcatattattaagaatattctgATTCCAAGAGATCCCGCGGTATCCATTCGTTGCGATAGAGATCGGTTTGCTTCACCGCTGACTACTTTGCCAAGAAATTGCATTCCTCGCACCGAAACGTCCCCGATTTTAGAATTGCGGGCTAAGCTGAGTGTTAACTGGCATGGCCAGTATATTTTGCTGTTAGGTTTGCGAGACGATAATATGTGGGATGCACCTTTACGGCGATGCGCACAACTTTCACCCTACAATCCTGCTCTGCGAACGTATCTTCaaagaattttgtatattgGTTTATTCTCTTCGGCATCAACTACACGAATCTCCGCTTGGTTCTTCTTGTCGCAGATCTTGCTGTGCTACATATGTTACCTTGTACGGTGA
- the LOC126849927 gene encoding protein APCDD1-like isoform X1 — protein sequence MSVAVAFTIVITILSTTRMSLAMSEDFDVINPYKQCEETIKAIEKENRATIEDDSPSRLQYTWLSQQCEMRAGPQYILRKYTFFKNGTFLLLRYHYAEESCSIATHTVIIRGSIKLLRPSTVVSGATETRFHVDAVNIVPLTSEVTQKFGQKLNLTCGPQPKWRLYTSALIYEQPRQHSVTSLWQSPNYNSLQATNKQLGNNCLELFGIEFSELKLLRVHNKVSSGHDSSNGTWSNEVPHFQLLLASPAPNAHSRRNYKPTSLQSTALNRQDSMTNCPICRNVFHSTESSPPLLHQTAALPAMIGGIWHSETCESSAGGIWFRRKFQIYSGDELWVGQWDYYDDPHCLKFLYGILRIGSYVQRAERQDDEQIDQDTFSDYILNTTGKFVFKRSVTGTDTRTIRSAKSYQNNLYNKNSPSKDEKQSKNQKTQRQERSVRDSVHQFVYDAPSTTQSRFAAMLRGHQTYESTTRKPFSASKVLIGTTELDLHIIKNILIPRDPAVSIRCDRDRFASPLTTLPRNCIPRTETSPILELRAKLSVNWHGQYILLLGLRDDNMWDAPLRRCAQLSPYNPALRTYLQRILYIGLFSSASTTRISAWFFLSQILLCYICYLVR from the exons ATGAGTGTTGCAGTGGCATTTACCATCGTCATTACTATTCTGTCGACGA CCAGAATGAGCCTAGCTATGAGTGAAGATTTTGACGTTATAAATCCATATAAACAATGCGAAGAGACCATTAAGgcgatagagaaagaaaaccgTGCAACGATCGAGGATGATAGTCCTTCCAGATTGCAGTACACATGGCTGTCTCAACA gtGCGAAATGCGAGCCGGCCCACAATATATACTCaggaaatatacttttttcaagAACGGCACTTTTCTTCTATTGCGTTATCATTACGCTGAAGAGTCGTGCAGCATAGCGACACATACTGTCATAATTCGGGGTTCCATAAAGTTACTGAGACCATCCACCGTCGTTTCAGGTGCTACAGAAACGAGATTTCACGTAGATGCCGTTAATATTGTACCTTTGACTTCAGAG GTCACTCAAAAGTTTGGACAAAAACTGAACCTGACTTGCGGTCCCCAACCGAAGTGGCGACTCTATACTTCCGCGTTGATTTACGAGCAGCCGCGACAACACTCGGTGACGTCGTTGTGGCAAAGTCCCAACTATAATTCTTTACAAGCTACAAACAAGCAACTTGGTAACAATTGTTTGGAGCTCTTCGGGATTGAATTTTCCGAATTGAAGTTGTTAAGAGTACATAATAAAGTCTCATCAGGACATGATTCATCCAATGGTACTTGGTCCAATGAAGTTCCAcattttcaacttttattgGCCAGCCCCGCTCCCAACGCACATTCTCGCCGAAATTACAAACCAACTTCGTTACAATCAACTGCACTGAACCGCCAAGATTCA ATGACGAATTGCCCGATATGTAGGAACGTATTTCACAGTACCGAATCAAGTCCGCCTCTTCTTCATCAAACCGCAGCTTTACCTGCAATGATCGGAGGTATTTGGCACAGCGAAACATGCGAAAGTTCTGCGGGCGGCATCTGGTTCAGACGGAAATTCCAGATATACTCGGGAGATGAATTATGGGTCGGTCAATGGGATTATTACGACGATCcacattgtttaaaatttttgtacggGATACTTAGGATAGGAAGTTACGTCCAACGAGCTGAAAGACAGGATGATGAACAAATCGACCAAGATACTTTTTCTGATTACATTCTTAATACTACTGGGAAGTTCGTTTTCAAAAGAAGTGTTACTGGGACTGATACTAGGACTATTCGTAGTGCAAAGTCTTATcaaaataacttatataataagaatagcCCGTCGAAAGATGAAAAACAatctaaaaatcaaaaaaccCAAAGACAGGAAAGATCAGTGCGTGATAGTGTTCATCAGTTTGTATACGATGCACCATCCACTACTCAATCGAGATTTGCGGCGATGTTGCGAGGTCATCAGACATACGAGAGCACTACTAGAAAGCCTTTTTCTGCCTCGAAAGTTCTTATCGGCACTACAGAATTGGATCtgcatattattaagaatattctgATTCCAAGAGATCCCGCGGTATCCATTCGTTGCGATAGAGATCGGTTTGCTTCACCGCTGACTACTTTGCCAAGAAATTGCATTCCTCGCACCGAAACGTCCCCGATTTTAGAATTGCGGGCTAAGCTGAGTGTTAACTGGCATGGCCAGTATATTTTGCTGTTAGGTTTGCGAGACGATAATATGTGGGATGCACCTTTACGGCGATGCGCACAACTTTCACCCTACAATCCTGCTCTGCGAACGTATCTTCaaagaattttgtatattgGTTTATTCTCTTCGGCATCAACTACACGAATCTCCGCTTGGTTCTTCTTGTCGCAGATCTTGCTGTGCTACATATGTTACCTTGTACGGTGA